GATAATAAAAGAGTCCAAAGATACTGCAGATATATCCATGACAACTAAAATTCCACTAAGCACAGTATACCAAAAATTACAGAATCTTGAAGAATTATCCTTGGTTTATGTTGAAAAAATGAATGAAAATGTCTCCAGAAACACAAAATATTACAAAAGTAGGATTATGGGAATAGACATATCAATTTCAAAACAAGAGCCCAAATTAATTTTAATCAAAAATAAGAATTAATGTTGAATGGTTTATAATTTAGTCTAAATATTACAATCATTACACATAGGACATTGTA
This genomic window from Nitrosopumilus ureiphilus contains:
- a CDS encoding helix-turn-helix domain-containing protein — translated: MKQLTPSQTKKYDINQKIIHELTNLESRIVLFSIIKESKDTADISMTTKIPLSTVYQKLQNLEELSLVYVEKMNENVSRNTKYYKSRIMGIDISISKQEPKLILIKNKN